Proteins encoded within one genomic window of Megalopta genalis isolate 19385.01 chromosome 10, iyMegGena1_principal, whole genome shotgun sequence:
- the Ppcdc gene encoding phosphopantothenoylcysteine decarboxylase, whose translation MASNARKRVLLGCTGSVATIKLPHLIERLRQNNLEVRVVVTEKAKHFLKEADLPSGVQVLSDTVEWAAWQDRGDPVLHIDLVKWADLFLIAPLDANTLGKIASGICDNILTCVARAWNPKKPLVFCPAMNTKMWEHPVTAPQIALLKSWGYKEVGCISKTLMCGDTGMGGMAEVDTIVQTTLRLLNPWDPYSPPDLRL comes from the exons ATGGCAAGCAACGCTAGAAAGAGAGTCCTGCTCGGTTGTACCGGTAGCGTAGCTACGATTAAACTGCCACATTTAATAGAACGATTACGACAAAACAATTTGGAAGTAAGAGTAGTAGTTACGGAGAAGGCGAAGCATTTTTTAAAAGAGGCAGACTTGCCTTCCGGGGTTCAAGTTTTATCCGACACCGTAGAATGGGCTGCTTGGCAAGACAGAGGCGATCCAGTGTTGCATATCGACTTAGTCAAATGGGCCGATTTATTCTTAATCGCTCCGTTAGATGCTAACACGCTCGGCAAGATAGCTAGCGGAATATGCGATAATATCTTGACCTGCGTGGCGCGTGCCTGGAATCCTAAAAAGCCGTTGGTGTTTTGTCCCGCTATGAATACAAAAATGTGGGAACATCCTGTTACCGCACCGCAG ATAGCTTTACTTAAGTCCTGGGGGTATAAGGAGGTCGGTTGCATTTCTAAAACACTTATGTGCGGTGATACCGGAATGGGTGGAATGGCAGAGGTGGACACGATCGTTCAGACTACGTTGAGATTGCTTAACCCTTGGGACCCGTACTCGCCGCCGGATCTACGTCTCTAG
- the LOC117222682 gene encoding cytochrome c oxidase assembly protein COX19 yields MTTYTFTQKTFKPIPPEKGSFPLDHEGFCKVLMLKYMRCLYENKNENTLCRSIAKEYLGCRMDNELMAQEDWSTLGYADQVKET; encoded by the coding sequence ATGACCACGTATACGTTTACGCAGAAGACGTTTAAGCCCATACCACCGGAGAAGGGCAGTTTTCCCCTTGATCATGAGGGTTTTTGCAAAGTACTCATGCTCAAATATATGCGCTGTTTGTACGAGAATAAGAACGAAAATACGTTGTGCAGAAGCATAGCAAAGGAATATCTTGGTTGCCGTATGGATAATGAATTGATGGCACAAGAAGACTGGTCCACTCTCGGATACGCTGACCAGGTCAAGGAGACATAA